In Deltaproteobacteria bacterium, one DNA window encodes the following:
- the dnaX gene encoding DNA polymerase III subunit gamma/tau — MSYLVLARKYRPGTFSEVVGQNHVTRTLKNAIASGRLGHAFLFSGLRGVGKTSVARILAKSLNCEGEHEPGEPCGRCSSCVEVDEGRSLNVVEMDAASHTGVDDIRELREAVMYAPAEGKHKVYIIDEVHMLSKSAFNALLKTLEEPPPRVTFILATTEPHKVPVTIHSRCQRYDFRRIPSAMTAEHLGRICGSEGVEISPDSLHRIAVAAEGSLRDSQSLLDQIVSYAGDRITEEDVNTVLGTLDRGMLIKILKTSFAGNAGDALGTIGEMIDNGADPMRIVLDLIELLRALLLAAELESPESVLDLPEGEMEPIKTLSADTDRALLRVRFALMARAEERMRRSPQPRFHLELAVVHMARAEEVASLGPGGEPSARSAKTNSPPEPAAPKSGNVHVAETRGETSSPSPAPPAFAAIETPEETWEGLVDFINGQMPNIGSILEHLVCLKIAGDELVIGGAAGELYLEILNEREKKSVLEHLVGEFFSRSMRVRLTEMDTVERTRNQNIIEKNENRESDFARKIRKETLEHAAIKNAIEIFNGKVERVRVLSSWAPETLEIEEKEEET; from the coding sequence ATGTCCTATCTCGTACTTGCAAGAAAATACCGTCCCGGCACCTTTTCTGAGGTGGTCGGGCAGAACCACGTCACCCGCACCCTGAAGAATGCGATCGCTTCAGGACGCCTCGGGCATGCCTTTCTCTTCTCCGGCCTGAGGGGTGTGGGCAAGACATCCGTCGCCCGCATCCTCGCAAAAAGCCTCAACTGTGAGGGGGAACACGAGCCGGGCGAACCTTGCGGCCGCTGTTCATCATGTGTTGAGGTCGATGAAGGGCGAAGCCTGAATGTGGTGGAAATGGACGCCGCATCACATACCGGCGTGGACGACATCAGGGAACTGCGGGAGGCGGTTATGTATGCCCCTGCCGAGGGAAAGCACAAGGTATACATTATCGACGAGGTTCACATGCTGTCCAAAAGCGCATTCAATGCGCTTCTTAAGACCCTTGAGGAGCCCCCGCCCAGGGTCACCTTCATCCTGGCGACCACCGAACCTCACAAGGTTCCCGTTACGATCCACTCCCGGTGCCAGAGATATGATTTCCGACGGATTCCTTCCGCCATGACTGCGGAACATCTTGGTCGCATCTGCGGATCGGAAGGGGTCGAGATTTCCCCCGACAGCCTGCACCGGATCGCCGTGGCAGCGGAGGGGAGCCTGCGTGATTCCCAGAGCCTTCTTGACCAGATTGTTTCCTACGCGGGCGACAGGATTACCGAAGAGGATGTCAACACCGTCCTTGGAACACTCGATCGTGGAATGCTGATCAAGATCCTCAAGACATCCTTTGCCGGAAACGCCGGGGACGCCCTGGGAACGATAGGGGAGATGATAGACAACGGGGCCGACCCGATGAGGATTGTCCTGGACCTCATTGAACTGTTAAGGGCCCTGCTCCTGGCGGCTGAGTTGGAAAGCCCCGAGAGCGTGCTGGACCTTCCCGAAGGTGAGATGGAACCCATAAAAACCCTCTCCGCCGACACGGACCGCGCACTTCTACGGGTCAGGTTCGCCTTAATGGCCCGAGCCGAGGAAAGGATGCGCCGCTCCCCCCAGCCGCGGTTTCACCTTGAACTGGCGGTGGTCCATATGGCCCGGGCGGAGGAGGTTGCCTCCCTCGGCCCGGGGGGGGAACCATCTGCGCGTTCCGCGAAAACAAACAGCCCTCCTGAACCCGCGGCCCCGAAGAGCGGCAATGTGCACGTGGCTGAAACGAGGGGAGAAACATCTTCGCCTTCCCCTGCGCCCCCGGCATTCGCCGCCATCGAAACACCGGAGGAAACCTGGGAGGGCCTCGTCGATTTCATCAATGGCCAGATGCCCAATATAGGGAGTATTCTGGAACACCTGGTATGCCTTAAGATTGCAGGGGATGAGCTGGTAATCGGCGGCGCCGCGGGAGAACTCTACCTTGAGATTCTCAACGAACGGGAGAAAAAATCGGTTTTGGAACACCTGGTTGGTGAATTTTTTTCCCGCAGCATGAGGGTTCGCCTCACCGAGATGGATACGGTTGAACGCACCCGGAACCAGAATATTATCGAAAAGAATGAGAACCGGGAATCGGATTTCGCCAGAAAAATCCGAAAGGAAACTCTGGAACATGCCGCCATAAAGAACGCAATCGAAATTTTCAACGGAAAGGTCGAAAGGGTCAGGGTGCTCTCTTCCTGGGCGCCGGAGACTCTGGAGATCGAGGAAAAAGAGGAGGAAACATGA
- a CDS encoding YbaB/EbfC family nucleoid-associated protein, which yields MKGLGDLMKKAQKMKTELDRVQGELATREVEASAGGGMVSARVTGGQEVVSISIDPQVIDPDDREMLEDLVRAAINEALRKSKEMMQEEMAKLTGGLPIPDMF from the coding sequence ATGAAAGGTTTGGGCGATTTGATGAAAAAGGCCCAGAAGATGAAGACGGAACTGGACAGGGTCCAGGGAGAACTGGCCACCAGGGAGGTCGAGGCCTCCGCCGGGGGTGGGATGGTGTCTGCCCGTGTAACAGGGGGCCAGGAGGTTGTCTCCATCTCCATAGATCCCCAGGTCATTGACCCGGACGACAGGGAAATGCTTGAGGACCTGGTCCGGGCAGCGATCAATGAAGCGCTTCGGAAAAGCAAGGAAATGATGCAGGAAGAGATGGCCAAGCTTACAGGCGGTCTCCCGATTCCCGACATGTTCTAG
- the recR gene encoding recombination protein RecR — protein sequence MRFPLPLSRLIGELKRLPGIGEKNAQRLAFYLLGAPRERAESLSRALMEMKDGIRTCSHCFNLSEEDLCSICRDPGRSKRSLCVVESARDLIAIENTGQYHGMYHVLMGILSPMKGIGPDDLKIDELLDRISKEKVQEVILATNLDVEGESTASYLINTIKPLGIEITRIARGIPIGGNLENADQVTLGMALDGRSKV from the coding sequence ATGCGTTTTCCCTTACCTTTAAGCAGGCTCATAGGAGAGCTGAAAAGGCTGCCCGGCATCGGGGAAAAGAACGCTCAGCGCCTGGCCTTTTACCTTCTGGGCGCCCCCAGGGAAAGAGCCGAATCCCTTTCCCGCGCCCTCATGGAGATGAAGGACGGGATCAGGACCTGTTCGCACTGTTTCAATCTGTCCGAGGAGGATCTCTGTTCCATCTGCCGTGACCCCGGCAGGTCGAAACGTTCCCTGTGCGTCGTGGAATCAGCTCGCGACCTCATTGCCATCGAAAACACCGGGCAGTATCATGGCATGTATCATGTCCTCATGGGGATTCTTTCTCCCATGAAAGGGATCGGCCCGGACGACCTGAAGATCGATGAACTCCTGGACCGGATATCGAAAGAGAAAGTTCAGGAGGTTATCCTCGCTACCAACCTGGACGTGGAGGGAGAGTCGACGGCATCCTACCTGATCAACACAATAAAACCCTTGGGAATCGAGATAACCAGAATCGCCAGAGGCATCCCCATCGGAGGAAACCTGGAAAACGCCGATCAGGTTACATTGGGGATGGCTCTTGACGGCCGCAGTAAAGTGTAA
- a CDS encoding roadblock/LC7 domain-containing protein, whose protein sequence is MGDMLPDLVMYEEEFRTVTEMVTRLLSNANAKVVFLVDKNGQLITSAGLTEGIDTTSLASLTAGNIAATGGLAKLIGEKEFTILFHEGEKDNIHISIIGHRVILVVIFDERSSLGLVRLRVKRSSDELERIFKEIDGKTQSEKTGMGVDSPFAEITDDDIENLFS, encoded by the coding sequence ATGGGGGATATGTTGCCTGACCTGGTAATGTACGAGGAAGAGTTCAGAACGGTTACCGAGATGGTTACCCGTCTGCTCTCCAACGCCAACGCCAAAGTGGTTTTCCTGGTCGACAAAAACGGCCAGCTCATTACCAGCGCCGGCCTGACGGAAGGGATTGACACCACCTCGCTTGCCTCCCTCACCGCGGGCAATATTGCCGCCACCGGGGGGCTGGCCAAGCTCATCGGTGAAAAAGAGTTCACGATCCTTTTCCATGAGGGGGAAAAAGACAACATTCATATTTCCATCATAGGGCATCGCGTTATTCTCGTAGTAATCTTTGACGAACGCAGCTCCCTTGGCCTTGTCAGGCTCAGGGTGAAAAGATCAAGCGATGAGTTGGAGCGGATTTTCAAGGAAATCGACGGCAAAACGCAAAGCGAAAAGACGGGGATGGGGGTTGATTCGCCCTTTGCCGAAATCACCGACGACGACATTGAGAATCTTTTCAGCTAG
- a CDS encoding GTPase domain-containing protein, translating into MSFINYSSREINCKIVYYGPGLCGKTTNLHFIYRKTNPQARGKMISLATETDRTLFFDFLPLSLGDIRGFKTRFHLYTVPGQVFYDASRKLILKGVDGVVFVADSQMERMEANIESFDNLRSNLREQGYDLDALPLILQWNKRDLPNVVPVDELEKSLNHRNLPSFEAVAPEGIGVFETLKAIAKLVLIELRRGASA; encoded by the coding sequence ATGTCTTTCATTAACTATTCATCGAGAGAGATCAATTGCAAGATCGTCTATTACGGCCCTGGGCTATGCGGCAAGACAACCAATCTCCACTTCATCTACCGCAAGACCAATCCTCAGGCACGTGGGAAGATGATAAGCCTCGCCACCGAAACGGACCGAACCCTGTTTTTTGATTTTCTTCCCCTTTCCCTGGGCGATATCCGCGGGTTCAAAACCCGGTTTCATCTCTATACGGTTCCCGGGCAGGTTTTTTACGACGCCAGCCGGAAACTCATTCTCAAAGGGGTGGACGGGGTGGTTTTTGTCGCCGACAGCCAGATGGAGCGCATGGAAGCCAACATCGAGAGCTTCGATAATTTAAGGTCCAACCTCAGAGAGCAGGGCTACGATCTTGACGCTCTGCCACTGATCCTTCAGTGGAACAAAAGGGACCTTCCAAACGTGGTTCCCGTGGACGAGCTGGAAAAGTCCCTCAACCACCGGAATCTTCCCTCCTTTGAAGCGGTCGCCCCCGAAGGGATCGGCGTTTTCGAAACCCTTAAGGCCATTGCGAAGCTGGTGCTGATAGAACTCCGAAGGGGCGCCTCCGCCTAG
- a CDS encoding methylated-DNA--[protein]-cysteine S-methyltransferase yields MNNRQRSETAVDSGDYRRIEKAISFLQENSLRRLSLEDTAKQVGLSFYQFQRLFRRWAGVTPKQFLQLLTVEHSRKLLRDSATVFDTAYSVGPSDPGRLHDLFVSVETVTPGRFKTQGRGIAIRFGTYSSPFGNCLAALTEKGICELRFLDDDGIDRAVERLSRRWRGAELYEDQAGCRQIVERIFSRSAPSEDVPLRLFLMGTNFQTQVWKALLRIPEGSVISYEDLARWVHRPSAARAVGNAVGQNPISYLIPCHRVIRKTGELGGYGGGISRKMAILGREFALNASLTSTRLSPE; encoded by the coding sequence ATTAATAATCGGCAACGATCGGAGACCGCTGTGGATTCAGGGGACTACAGACGTATTGAAAAGGCCATCTCGTTTCTTCAGGAAAATTCATTGCGGCGGCTATCCCTGGAGGATACGGCCAAGCAGGTCGGTCTGAGTTTCTACCAATTTCAGAGGCTTTTTCGAAGGTGGGCCGGGGTAACCCCCAAACAGTTTCTGCAGCTCCTGACGGTGGAGCATTCCAGGAAACTTCTCCGGGACTCGGCTACTGTATTTGACACCGCATACAGCGTCGGGCCGAGCGACCCCGGACGTCTTCATGATCTATTCGTCTCTGTCGAGACGGTCACTCCCGGCCGATTCAAGACACAGGGGCGCGGGATTGCCATCCGCTTCGGGACTTACTCGAGCCCTTTTGGGAACTGCCTGGCAGCCTTGACGGAGAAAGGTATCTGCGAGCTGCGATTCCTCGATGACGACGGCATCGACCGGGCCGTGGAAAGACTTTCCCGAAGATGGAGAGGAGCCGAACTGTACGAGGACCAGGCCGGCTGCCGACAGATAGTTGAGCGGATTTTTTCCCGTTCAGCCCCATCGGAGGACGTGCCCCTGCGGCTGTTTCTCATGGGAACCAATTTCCAGACCCAGGTCTGGAAGGCCCTTCTGCGCATCCCAGAGGGATCCGTTATCTCCTACGAGGACCTGGCCCGATGGGTCCATCGTCCCTCCGCTGCAAGGGCCGTGGGAAACGCTGTGGGACAAAACCCCATCTCCTACCTGATCCCCTGTCACAGGGTCATCCGGAAAACGGGAGAGCTCGGCGGCTACGGAGGGGGAATATCACGCAAGATGGCCATCCTCGGCAGGGAATTCGCCCTTAACGCCTCCCTGACTTCGACCCGCCTCTCACCAGAATGA
- a CDS encoding glycerate kinase, with product MEHGDTEGKQVDESRDLKDDAMEIFLAGVRAVDPEEAVLLALSLSGDTLGAGPEEFHLNADGRVLVVGAGKAGAPMARAVEKILGARVAGGIVAVKYGHTLALDLITLLEAGHPIPDEGGRAAAGKIADLLKGAGEKDLVICLLSGGGSALLPFPSPPVTLEEKMAVTALLLDSGADIGEINTVRKHLSVLKGGGLLRMAYPARVLTLILSDVVGDALDVIASGPTVPDPTSFTDALGVLEEYHLTDRVPASVLTRLREGADGSRVETVKPHDPETGNVFNLLVATNSKAIRASAVRARDLGYNTRILSTTVTGETREAADTHAAIAREIVTHGTPLPPPACVLSGGETTVTIRGKGKGGRNQEFALAAAPGIEGLSGVVILSGGTDGTDGPTDAAGAIVDGTTLTRARSAGMDPFRYLDDNNSFRFFEALGDLIITGPTMTNVMDIHVILVRGGSKSGRR from the coding sequence ATGGAGCACGGGGACACGGAGGGAAAGCAGGTGGATGAAAGCCGTGATCTGAAAGATGACGCGATGGAGATATTCCTTGCCGGCGTCCGTGCGGTGGACCCGGAGGAAGCGGTTCTCTTGGCCCTGTCACTCTCTGGAGACACCCTTGGGGCGGGCCCTGAGGAGTTTCACCTCAATGCGGACGGGAGGGTTCTTGTCGTGGGGGCCGGGAAGGCAGGCGCCCCCATGGCCCGGGCGGTTGAAAAGATTCTGGGCGCCCGGGTTGCAGGGGGCATCGTGGCGGTGAAGTATGGCCACACCCTGGCCCTTGATCTGATCACCCTGCTGGAGGCGGGCCACCCCATCCCGGATGAGGGGGGCCGTGCCGCCGCCGGCAAAATCGCTGACCTGCTGAAAGGAGCAGGGGAAAAGGATCTCGTTATCTGCCTGCTCTCCGGCGGCGGTTCGGCTCTGCTGCCCTTTCCGTCTCCTCCCGTCACACTTGAGGAAAAGATGGCCGTCACCGCACTGCTACTGGATAGCGGTGCGGATATAGGTGAGATCAATACCGTAAGAAAACACCTTTCAGTTCTCAAGGGAGGCGGCCTGCTCAGAATGGCCTATCCAGCCCGGGTCCTGACCCTCATCCTGTCGGATGTCGTAGGCGATGCCCTTGACGTCATCGCCTCGGGCCCAACTGTACCGGACCCCACCTCTTTCACCGATGCCCTCGGTGTCCTGGAGGAATACCATCTGACAGATCGGGTGCCGGCTTCCGTCCTGACCAGGCTCAGGGAAGGGGCGGACGGAAGCCGGGTGGAGACCGTAAAACCCCATGATCCCGAGACCGGTAATGTCTTCAACCTCCTGGTGGCCACCAATAGCAAGGCCATACGGGCCTCCGCCGTCCGGGCGCGCGACCTGGGTTATAATACCAGGATCCTGTCCACAACGGTAACCGGGGAAACGCGGGAAGCGGCCGACACCCACGCTGCCATAGCCAGGGAGATTGTGACGCATGGAACGCCCCTTCCTCCGCCTGCCTGTGTCCTGTCCGGGGGAGAGACCACGGTCACCATACGAGGGAAGGGAAAAGGGGGGCGGAACCAGGAATTTGCCCTGGCCGCCGCACCGGGCATTGAAGGGCTGTCCGGTGTAGTAATCCTTTCCGGTGGAACAGACGGGACGGATGGTCCCACGGATGCCGCCGGCGCCATCGTCGACGGGACGACCCTCACCAGGGCCCGCAGCGCGGGCATGGACCCGTTCCGATATCTGGATGACAATAACTCCTTCCGGTTCTTTGAGGCCCTGGGGGATCTGATCATAACGGGACCTACCATGACCAATGTCATGGATATTCATGTCATTCTGGTGAGAGGCGGGTCGAAGTCAGGGAGGCGTTAA